The following coding sequences lie in one Musa acuminata AAA Group cultivar baxijiao chromosome BXJ3-1, Cavendish_Baxijiao_AAA, whole genome shotgun sequence genomic window:
- the LOC135629291 gene encoding amino acid permease 3-like, translating to DKDIDDDGRLKRTGNVWTASAHIITAVIGSGVLSLAWAMGQLGWVAGPAVMLLFSFVTYYTSALLADCYRSGDPLTGKRNYTYMDAVQANLNGIKVKICGYLQYLNIVGVAIGYTIAASISMVAIKRSNCFHKIGDDGLCPVNSNPYMIMFGVAEVFLSQIPEFDQLWWLSIVAAIMSFTYSSIGLALGIVQVIQNGGFRGRLTGISIGTVSQMDKIWRILQALGNIAFAYSYSIILIEIQDTIKAPPPSEAKVMKKATLVSVAVTTIFYMLCGFMGYAAFGDLAPGNLLTGFGFYEPYWLLDIANTAIVIHLVGAYQVFCQPLFAFVEKWAARAWPNSEFVTKEIQVPIASGTSYKLNLFRLTWRAVFVIVTTVISMLLPFFNDVVGFLGAIGFWPLTVYFPIEMYIVQTKVPKWSTRWVCLQLLSFACLIITIASAAGSIAGVLSDLKVYRPFN from the exons gataaggaca TCGATGACGATGGCCGGCTCAAGAGAACTG GGAACGTATGGACTGCAAGCGCACACATCATAACAGCGGTGATCGGTTCCGGGGTGCTGTCCCTAGCTTGGGCGATGGGTCAGCTCGGATGGGTCGCCGGCCCTGCTGTCATGCTCCTCTTCTCCTTTGTGACATACTACACATCTGCGCTTCTCGCCGACTGCTACCGCTCCGGCGATCCCCTCACGGGCAAGCGTAACTACACCTACATGGACGCGGTCCAGGCTAATCTCA ATGGGATTAAGGTCAAGATATGTGGCTACCTCCAGTACCTCAATATTGTTGGAGTCGCCATTGGATACACAATCGCGGCTTCCATTAGCATGGT GGCTATAAAGAGGTCGAATTGCTTCCACAAGATTGGGGACGACGGACTCTGCCCAGTAAACAGCAATCCTTACATGATCAtgttcggcgttgcggaggttttCTTGTCTCAGATTCCTGAGTTCGACCAGCTTTGGTGGCTCTCCATCGTGGCCGCCATCATGTCCTTTACGTACTCCTCCATCGGTCTGGCTCTTGGCATCGTCCAAGTGATCC AGAATGGAGGATTTAGAGGCCGCCTCACGGGTATTAGCATCGGCACCGTGAGCCAGATGGACAAGATCTGGCGGATCTTGCAAGCTTTAGGCAACATCGCCTTCGCTTACTCTTATTCCATTATACTTATTGAGATCCAG GACACGATAAAGGCTCCGCCACCATCGGAAGCAAAGGTGATGAAGAAGGCGACCCTTGTTAGCGTGGCGGTGACCACCATCTTCTACATGCTCTGCGGGTTCATGGGCTACGCCGCGTTCGGAGACTTGGCTCCCGGCAACCTCCTCACCGGATTCGGATTCTACGAACCCTACTGGCTCCTCGACATCGCTAACACCGCCATCGTCATCCACCTCGTCGGCGCCTACCAGGTCTTCTGCCAGCCGCTCTTCGCATTCGTCGAGAAATGGGCTGCCCGGGCGTGGCCGAACTCGGAATTCGTCACCAAAGAGATCCAGGTGCCCATCGCCTCCGGCACATCTTACAAGCTTAACCTCTTCAGACTAACATGGCGCGCCGTGTTCGTGATCGTGACCACCGTCATCTCGATGCTCCTGCCCTTCTTCAACGACGTGGTCGGCTTCCTTGGCGCGATCGGCTTCTGGCCGCTGACCGTGTACTTCCCCATAGAGATGTACATTGTGCAGACGAAGGTCCCGAAGTGGAGCACGAGATGGGTGTGCCTACAACTGCTGAGCTTCGCGTGCCTTATCATCACTATCGCCTCAGCCGCCGGCTCCATCGCCGGAGTACTAAGCGATCTCAAGGTTTACAGGCCATTCAATTAA